One stretch of Nitrosococcus watsonii C-113 DNA includes these proteins:
- the dapF gene encoding diaminopimelate epimerase, with protein MRIAFTKMQGLGNDFVVIDAFSQPLFLTASQVRWIANRRLGIGCDQVLLVTPASSPAIDFGYRIFNADGGEVEQCGNGARCFARFVRERKLTDKNTLRVQTAGGIIQLQLEPDGQITVDMGVPRFAPQQIPFKVDHEADYYSLELDGQQLEIGVVSLGNPHCVLRVPAVDAAPVAHWGPLLENHPCFPQRVNVGFAQIVSPSHLRLRVYERGAGETPACGTGACAAVVIGKRRGWLSGQVKVDLPGGRLGIRWEGDGQSVWMSGPAETVFEGSFDL; from the coding sequence TGCTTTTACTAAAATGCAGGGTTTGGGCAATGATTTCGTAGTCATCGACGCCTTTTCCCAGCCACTGTTCTTAACTGCCTCCCAGGTACGCTGGATTGCTAATCGCCGCTTGGGCATAGGCTGTGACCAAGTATTGCTAGTAACGCCCGCTTCCTCGCCAGCGATTGACTTTGGTTATCGGATTTTTAATGCTGATGGCGGTGAGGTAGAGCAATGTGGTAATGGGGCCCGGTGCTTTGCCCGCTTTGTACGTGAGCGGAAGCTCACCGACAAAAATACGCTACGGGTCCAGACTGCAGGCGGCATTATTCAGCTGCAATTAGAGCCCGATGGGCAGATCACGGTAGACATGGGTGTGCCCCGTTTTGCTCCCCAGCAAATCCCGTTTAAGGTAGACCATGAGGCAGACTATTATTCACTGGAGCTCGATGGGCAGCAGCTGGAAATTGGAGTCGTATCCCTGGGTAACCCCCACTGCGTGTTGCGGGTACCCGCTGTTGATGCCGCCCCTGTAGCCCATTGGGGACCCTTGCTGGAAAATCATCCTTGCTTTCCTCAACGGGTGAATGTGGGGTTTGCGCAAATTGTTTCCCCTAGCCATCTCCGGTTGCGAGTTTATGAACGGGGTGCTGGAGAGACTCCCGCTTGTGGAACTGGAGCCTGCGCCGCCGTGGTGATAGGCAAGCGGCGGGGCTGGTTGAGTGGGCAAGTTAAGGTGGATCTGCCTGGCGGGCGCTTAGGTATTCGCTGGGAAGGTGATGGTCAATCTGTTTGGATGAGCGGACCGGCAGAAACCGTATTCGAGGGGAGTTTTGATCTATGA
- a CDS encoding DUF484 family protein: MKKKAKEKEIQKTSPEEAQEREQSIAEYLWTHSDFFARHPDLLRKLTIPHPSGAAISLVERQLALLREQNRELKQQLHDLIENAVVNDDLSKKVHQLALGVLTAATPQAAIEVLFSSLQTGFDVDVIALRLFFDGESLPPSLPDHFNVVLVSRHAPELEVLASVLKSSQPICGRLTGEQRDYLFGEEVERAVSCALIPLGRDQRRGVLAMGSQEPDRFRADLGTMFLDYLGVMVEQVLHRHWP, from the coding sequence ATGAAAAAGAAAGCAAAAGAGAAAGAAATACAGAAAACCTCGCCAGAGGAAGCGCAGGAGCGGGAGCAGTCCATAGCAGAATATCTGTGGACTCATTCAGATTTTTTTGCTCGCCATCCGGATCTTTTAAGGAAATTGACTATTCCCCATCCCAGCGGCGCTGCAATTAGCCTGGTGGAACGGCAATTAGCACTATTACGGGAACAGAATAGGGAATTAAAGCAGCAGTTGCACGATTTGATTGAAAATGCCGTAGTCAATGACGATTTAAGCAAAAAAGTGCATCAATTAGCCTTGGGGGTGTTGACAGCGGCTACTCCCCAGGCGGCGATTGAAGTTTTATTTTCTTCTTTACAGACTGGTTTTGACGTAGATGTTATCGCCTTAAGGTTATTCTTCGATGGTGAATCTTTGCCCCCTTCCTTGCCGGATCATTTTAATGTGGTGCTCGTTTCTCGACATGCTCCTGAGCTTGAAGTGCTCGCCAGTGTTTTGAAAAGTTCCCAACCTATTTGTGGTCGGCTTACTGGGGAACAGAGGGATTATTTATTTGGAGAAGAGGTGGAACGGGCGGTTTCTTGCGCTTTGATTCCCTTGGGCAGAGATCAGCGCCGGGGGGTGCTTGCCATGGGCAGCCAAGAACCGGACCGGTTCAGGGCTGATCTAGGGACCATGTTCCTGGATTATTTAGGGGTCATGGTGGAGCAGGTCCTCCATCGCCATTGGCCATAA